The Theropithecus gelada isolate Dixy chromosome 11, Tgel_1.0, whole genome shotgun sequence genome includes a region encoding these proteins:
- the KRT5 gene encoding keratin, type II cytoskeletal 5 isoform X9: protein MSRQSSVSFRSGGSRSFSTASAITPSVSRTSFTSVSRSGGGGGGFGRVSLGGACGVGGYGSRSLYNLGGSKRISISTSGGSFRNRFGAGAGGGYGFGGGAGSGFGFGGGAGGGFGLGGGAGFGGGFGGPGFPVCPPGGIQEVTVNQSLLTPLNLQIDPSIQRVRTEEREQIKTLNNKFASFIDKVRFLEQQNKVLDTKWTLLQEQGTKTVRQNLEPLFEQYINNLRRQLDSIVGERGRLDSELRNMQDLVEDFKNKYEDEINKRTTAENEFVMLKKDVDAAYMNKVELEARVDALMDEINFMKMFFDAELSQMQTHVSDTSVVLSMDNNRNLDLDSIIAEVKAQYEEIANRSRTEAESWYQTKYEELQQTAGRHGDDLRNTKHEISEMNRMIQRLRAEIDNVKKQCANLQNAIADAEQRGELALKDARHKLAELEEALQKAKQDMARLLREYQELMNTKLALDVEIATYRKLLEGEECRLSGEGVGPVNISVVTSSVSSGYGGGSGYGGGSGLSVGGSGFSASSGRGLGVGFGSGGGSSSSVKFVSTTSSSRKSFKS from the exons ATGTCTCGCCAGTCAAGTGTGTCCTTCCGGAGTGGGGGCAGTCGTAGCTTCAGCACCGCCTCTGCCATCACCCCGTCTGTCTCCCGCACCAGCTTCACCTCTGTGTCCCGGTCCGGGGGTGGCGGTGGTGGCTTCGGCAGGGTCAGCCTTGGGGGTGCTTGTGGAGTGGGTGGCTATGGCAGCCGGAGCCTCTACAATCTGGGGGGCTCCAAAAGGATATCCATCAGCACTAGTGGTGGCAGCTTCAGGAACCGATTTGGTGCTGGTGCTGGAGGCGGCTATGGCTTTGGAGGTGGTGCCGGTAGTGGATTTGGTTTCGGCGGTGGAGCTGGTGGTGGCTTTGGGCTCGGTGGCGGAGCTGGCTTTGGAGGTGGCTTCGGTGGCCCTGGCTTTCCTGTCTGCCCCCCTGGAGGCATCCAAGAGGTCACCGTCAACCAGAGTCTCCTGACTCCCCTCAACCTGCAAATCGATCCCAGCATCCAGAGGGTGAGGACCGAGGAGCGCGAGCAGATCAAGACCCTCAACAACAAGTTTGCCTCCTTCATCGACAAG GTGCGGTTCCTGGAGCAGCAGAACAAGGTTCTGGACACCAAGTGGACCCTGCTGCAGGAGCAGGGCACCAAGACCGTGAGGCAGAACCTGGAGCCGTTGTTTGAGCAGTACATCAACAACCTCAGGAGGCAGCTGGACAGTATCGTCGGGGAACGGGGCCGCCTGGACTCAGAGCTGAGAAACATGCAGGACCTGGTGGAAGACTTCAAGAACAA GTATGAGGATGAAATCAACAAGCGCACCACTGCCGAGAATGAGTTTGTGATGCTGAAGAAG GATGTAGATGCTGCCTACATGAACAAGGTGGAGCTAGAGGCCAGGGTCGATGCACTGATGGATGAGATTAACTTCATGAAGATGTTCTTTGATGCG GAGCTGTCCCAGATGCAGACGCACGTCTCTGACACCTCCGTGGTCCTCTCCATGGACAACAACCGCAACCTGGACCTGGACAGCATCATCGCCGAGGTCAAGGCCCAGTATGAGGAGATCGCCAACCGCAGCCGGACCGAAGCTGAGTCTTGGTACCAGACCAAG TATGAGGAGCTGCAGCAGACAGCTGGCCGGCATGGCGATGACCTCCGCAACACCAAGCATGAGATCTCTGAGATGAACCGGATGATCCAGAGGCTGAGAGCTGAGATTGACAATGTCAAGAAACAG TGCGCCAACCTGCAGAACGCCATTGCGGATGCCGAGCAGCGTGGGGAGCTGGCGCTCAAGGACGCCAGACACAAGCTGGCCGAGCTGGAGGAGGCCCTGCAGAAGGCCAAGCAGGACATGGCCCGGCTGCTGCGTGAGTACCAGGAGCTCATGAACACCAAGCTGGCCCTGGACGTGGAGATCGCCACTTACCGCAAGCTGCTGGAGGGCGAGGAGTGCAG aCTCAGTGGAGAAGGAGTTGGACCAGTCAACATCT CTGTTGTCACAAGCAGTGTCTCCTCTGGATATGGCGGCGGCAGTGGCTACGGCGGTG GCAGTGGGCTTAGCGTGGGGGGCTCTGGCTTCAGTGCAAGCAGTGGCCGAGGCCTGGGGGTGGGCTTTGGCAGTGGTGGGGGTAGCAGCTCCAGCGTCAAATTTGtctccaccacctcctcctcccggaAGAGCTTCAAGAGCTAA
- the KRT5 gene encoding keratin, type II cytoskeletal 5 isoform X5, with protein MSRQSSVSFRSGGSRSFSTASAITPSVSRTSFTSVSRSGGGGGGFGRVSLGGACGVGGYGSRSLYNLGGGYGFGGGAGSGFGFGGGAGGGFGLGGGAGFGGGFGGPGFPVCPPGGIQEVTVNQSLLTPLNLQIDPSIQRVRTEEREQIKTLNNKFASFIDKVRFLEQQNKVLDTKWTLLQEQGTKTVRQNLEPLFEQYINNLRRQLDSIVGERGRLDSELRNMQDLVEDFKNKYEDEINKRTTAENEFVMLKKDVDAAYMNKVELEARVDALMDEINFMKMFFDAELSQMQTHVSDTSVVLSMDNNRNLDLDSIIAEVKAQYEEIANRSRTEAESWYQTKYEELQQTAGRHGDDLRNTKHEISEMNRMIQRLRAEIDNVKKQCANLQNAIADAEQRGELALKDARHKLAELEEALQKAKQDMARLLREYQELMNTKLALDVEIATYRKLLEGEECRLSGEGVGPVNISVVTSSVSSGYGGGSGYGGGLGGGLGGGLGGGLGGGLGGGLGGGSSGSYYSSSSGGVGLGSGLSVGGSGFSASSGRGLGVGFGSGGGSSSSVKFVSTTSSSRKSFKS; from the exons ATGTCTCGCCAGTCAAGTGTGTCCTTCCGGAGTGGGGGCAGTCGTAGCTTCAGCACCGCCTCTGCCATCACCCCGTCTGTCTCCCGCACCAGCTTCACCTCTGTGTCCCGGTCCGGGGGTGGCGGTGGTGGCTTCGGCAGGGTCAGCCTTGGGGGTGCTTGTGGAGTGGGTGGCTATGGCAGCCGGAGCCTCTACAATCTGGGGG GCGGCTATGGCTTTGGAGGTGGTGCCGGTAGTGGATTTGGTTTCGGCGGTGGAGCTGGTGGTGGCTTTGGGCTCGGTGGCGGAGCTGGCTTTGGAGGTGGCTTCGGTGGCCCTGGCTTTCCTGTCTGCCCCCCTGGAGGCATCCAAGAGGTCACCGTCAACCAGAGTCTCCTGACTCCCCTCAACCTGCAAATCGATCCCAGCATCCAGAGGGTGAGGACCGAGGAGCGCGAGCAGATCAAGACCCTCAACAACAAGTTTGCCTCCTTCATCGACAAG GTGCGGTTCCTGGAGCAGCAGAACAAGGTTCTGGACACCAAGTGGACCCTGCTGCAGGAGCAGGGCACCAAGACCGTGAGGCAGAACCTGGAGCCGTTGTTTGAGCAGTACATCAACAACCTCAGGAGGCAGCTGGACAGTATCGTCGGGGAACGGGGCCGCCTGGACTCAGAGCTGAGAAACATGCAGGACCTGGTGGAAGACTTCAAGAACAA GTATGAGGATGAAATCAACAAGCGCACCACTGCCGAGAATGAGTTTGTGATGCTGAAGAAG GATGTAGATGCTGCCTACATGAACAAGGTGGAGCTAGAGGCCAGGGTCGATGCACTGATGGATGAGATTAACTTCATGAAGATGTTCTTTGATGCG GAGCTGTCCCAGATGCAGACGCACGTCTCTGACACCTCCGTGGTCCTCTCCATGGACAACAACCGCAACCTGGACCTGGACAGCATCATCGCCGAGGTCAAGGCCCAGTATGAGGAGATCGCCAACCGCAGCCGGACCGAAGCTGAGTCTTGGTACCAGACCAAG TATGAGGAGCTGCAGCAGACAGCTGGCCGGCATGGCGATGACCTCCGCAACACCAAGCATGAGATCTCTGAGATGAACCGGATGATCCAGAGGCTGAGAGCTGAGATTGACAATGTCAAGAAACAG TGCGCCAACCTGCAGAACGCCATTGCGGATGCCGAGCAGCGTGGGGAGCTGGCGCTCAAGGACGCCAGACACAAGCTGGCCGAGCTGGAGGAGGCCCTGCAGAAGGCCAAGCAGGACATGGCCCGGCTGCTGCGTGAGTACCAGGAGCTCATGAACACCAAGCTGGCCCTGGACGTGGAGATCGCCACTTACCGCAAGCTGCTGGAGGGCGAGGAGTGCAG aCTCAGTGGAGAAGGAGTTGGACCAGTCAACATCT CTGTTGTCACAAGCAGTGTCTCCTCTGGATATGGCGGCGGCAGTGGCTACGGCGGTGGTCTCGGTGGAGGTCTTGGCGGCGGCCTCGGTGGAGGTCTTGGCGGTGGTCTTGGCGGAGGTCTTGGCGGAGGTAGCAGCGGAAGCTACTACTCCAGCAGCAGTGGGGGTGTCGGCCTAGGCAGTGGGCTTAGCGTGGGGGGCTCTGGCTTCAGTGCAAGCAGTGGCCGAGGCCTGGGGGTGGGCTTTGGCAGTGGTGGGGGTAGCAGCTCCAGCGTCAAATTTGtctccaccacctcctcctcccggaAGAGCTTCAAGAGCTAA
- the KRT5 gene encoding keratin, type II cytoskeletal 5 isoform X6 produces MSRQSSVSFRSGGSRSFSTASAITPSVSRTSFTSVSRSGGGGGGFGRVSLGGACGVGGYGSRSLYNLGGSKRISISTSGGSFRNRFGAGAGGGYGFGGGAGSGFGFGGGAGGGFGLGGGAGFGGGFGGPGFPVCPPGGIQEVTVNQSLLTPLNLQIDPSIQRVRTEEREQIKTLNNKFASFIDKVRFLEQQNKVLDTKWTLLQEQGTKTVRQNLEPLFEQYINNLRRQLDSIVGERGRLDSELRNMQDLVEDFKNKYEDEINKRTTAENEFVMLKKDVDAAYMNKVELEARVDALMDEINFMKMFFDAELSQMQTHVSDTSVVLSMDNNRNLDLDSIIAEVKAQYEEIANRSRTEAESWYQTKYEELQQTAGRHGDDLRNTKHEISEMNRMIQRLRAEIDNVKKQCANLQNAIADAEQRGELALKDARHKLAELEEALQKAKQDMARLLREYQELMNTKLALDVEIATYRKLLEGEECRLSGEGVGPVNISVVTSSVSSGYGGGSGYGGGLGGGLGGGLGGGLGGSGLSVGGSGFSASSGRGLGVGFGSGGGSSSSVKFVSTTSSSRKSFKS; encoded by the exons ATGTCTCGCCAGTCAAGTGTGTCCTTCCGGAGTGGGGGCAGTCGTAGCTTCAGCACCGCCTCTGCCATCACCCCGTCTGTCTCCCGCACCAGCTTCACCTCTGTGTCCCGGTCCGGGGGTGGCGGTGGTGGCTTCGGCAGGGTCAGCCTTGGGGGTGCTTGTGGAGTGGGTGGCTATGGCAGCCGGAGCCTCTACAATCTGGGGGGCTCCAAAAGGATATCCATCAGCACTAGTGGTGGCAGCTTCAGGAACCGATTTGGTGCTGGTGCTGGAGGCGGCTATGGCTTTGGAGGTGGTGCCGGTAGTGGATTTGGTTTCGGCGGTGGAGCTGGTGGTGGCTTTGGGCTCGGTGGCGGAGCTGGCTTTGGAGGTGGCTTCGGTGGCCCTGGCTTTCCTGTCTGCCCCCCTGGAGGCATCCAAGAGGTCACCGTCAACCAGAGTCTCCTGACTCCCCTCAACCTGCAAATCGATCCCAGCATCCAGAGGGTGAGGACCGAGGAGCGCGAGCAGATCAAGACCCTCAACAACAAGTTTGCCTCCTTCATCGACAAG GTGCGGTTCCTGGAGCAGCAGAACAAGGTTCTGGACACCAAGTGGACCCTGCTGCAGGAGCAGGGCACCAAGACCGTGAGGCAGAACCTGGAGCCGTTGTTTGAGCAGTACATCAACAACCTCAGGAGGCAGCTGGACAGTATCGTCGGGGAACGGGGCCGCCTGGACTCAGAGCTGAGAAACATGCAGGACCTGGTGGAAGACTTCAAGAACAA GTATGAGGATGAAATCAACAAGCGCACCACTGCCGAGAATGAGTTTGTGATGCTGAAGAAG GATGTAGATGCTGCCTACATGAACAAGGTGGAGCTAGAGGCCAGGGTCGATGCACTGATGGATGAGATTAACTTCATGAAGATGTTCTTTGATGCG GAGCTGTCCCAGATGCAGACGCACGTCTCTGACACCTCCGTGGTCCTCTCCATGGACAACAACCGCAACCTGGACCTGGACAGCATCATCGCCGAGGTCAAGGCCCAGTATGAGGAGATCGCCAACCGCAGCCGGACCGAAGCTGAGTCTTGGTACCAGACCAAG TATGAGGAGCTGCAGCAGACAGCTGGCCGGCATGGCGATGACCTCCGCAACACCAAGCATGAGATCTCTGAGATGAACCGGATGATCCAGAGGCTGAGAGCTGAGATTGACAATGTCAAGAAACAG TGCGCCAACCTGCAGAACGCCATTGCGGATGCCGAGCAGCGTGGGGAGCTGGCGCTCAAGGACGCCAGACACAAGCTGGCCGAGCTGGAGGAGGCCCTGCAGAAGGCCAAGCAGGACATGGCCCGGCTGCTGCGTGAGTACCAGGAGCTCATGAACACCAAGCTGGCCCTGGACGTGGAGATCGCCACTTACCGCAAGCTGCTGGAGGGCGAGGAGTGCAG aCTCAGTGGAGAAGGAGTTGGACCAGTCAACATCT CTGTTGTCACAAGCAGTGTCTCCTCTGGATATGGCGGCGGCAGTGGCTACGGCGGTGGTCTCGGTGGAGGTCTTGGCGGCGGCCTCGGTGGAGGTCTTGGCG GCAGTGGGCTTAGCGTGGGGGGCTCTGGCTTCAGTGCAAGCAGTGGCCGAGGCCTGGGGGTGGGCTTTGGCAGTGGTGGGGGTAGCAGCTCCAGCGTCAAATTTGtctccaccacctcctcctcccggaAGAGCTTCAAGAGCTAA
- the KRT5 gene encoding keratin, type II cytoskeletal 5 isoform X8, which yields MSRQSSVSFRSGGSRSFSTASAITPSVSRTSFTSVSRSGGGGGGFGRVSLGGACGVGGYGFGGGAGSGFGFGGGAGGGFGLGGGAGFGGGFGGPGFPVCPPGGIQEVTVNQSLLTPLNLQIDPSIQRVRTEEREQIKTLNNKFASFIDKVRFLEQQNKVLDTKWTLLQEQGTKTVRQNLEPLFEQYINNLRRQLDSIVGERGRLDSELRNMQDLVEDFKNKYEDEINKRTTAENEFVMLKKDVDAAYMNKVELEARVDALMDEINFMKMFFDAELSQMQTHVSDTSVVLSMDNNRNLDLDSIIAEVKAQYEEIANRSRTEAESWYQTKYEELQQTAGRHGDDLRNTKHEISEMNRMIQRLRAEIDNVKKQCANLQNAIADAEQRGELALKDARHKLAELEEALQKAKQDMARLLREYQELMNTKLALDVEIATYRKLLEGEECRLSGEGVGPVNISVVTSSVSSGYGGGSGYGGGLGGGLGGGLGGGLGGGLGGGLGGGSSGSYYSSSSGGVGLGSGLSVGGSGFSASSGRGLGVGFGSGGGSSSSVKFVSTTSSSRKSFKS from the exons ATGTCTCGCCAGTCAAGTGTGTCCTTCCGGAGTGGGGGCAGTCGTAGCTTCAGCACCGCCTCTGCCATCACCCCGTCTGTCTCCCGCACCAGCTTCACCTCTGTGTCCCGGTCCGGGGGTGGCGGTGGTGGCTTCGGCAGGGTCAGCCTTGGGGGTGCTTGTGGAGTGG GCGGCTATGGCTTTGGAGGTGGTGCCGGTAGTGGATTTGGTTTCGGCGGTGGAGCTGGTGGTGGCTTTGGGCTCGGTGGCGGAGCTGGCTTTGGAGGTGGCTTCGGTGGCCCTGGCTTTCCTGTCTGCCCCCCTGGAGGCATCCAAGAGGTCACCGTCAACCAGAGTCTCCTGACTCCCCTCAACCTGCAAATCGATCCCAGCATCCAGAGGGTGAGGACCGAGGAGCGCGAGCAGATCAAGACCCTCAACAACAAGTTTGCCTCCTTCATCGACAAG GTGCGGTTCCTGGAGCAGCAGAACAAGGTTCTGGACACCAAGTGGACCCTGCTGCAGGAGCAGGGCACCAAGACCGTGAGGCAGAACCTGGAGCCGTTGTTTGAGCAGTACATCAACAACCTCAGGAGGCAGCTGGACAGTATCGTCGGGGAACGGGGCCGCCTGGACTCAGAGCTGAGAAACATGCAGGACCTGGTGGAAGACTTCAAGAACAA GTATGAGGATGAAATCAACAAGCGCACCACTGCCGAGAATGAGTTTGTGATGCTGAAGAAG GATGTAGATGCTGCCTACATGAACAAGGTGGAGCTAGAGGCCAGGGTCGATGCACTGATGGATGAGATTAACTTCATGAAGATGTTCTTTGATGCG GAGCTGTCCCAGATGCAGACGCACGTCTCTGACACCTCCGTGGTCCTCTCCATGGACAACAACCGCAACCTGGACCTGGACAGCATCATCGCCGAGGTCAAGGCCCAGTATGAGGAGATCGCCAACCGCAGCCGGACCGAAGCTGAGTCTTGGTACCAGACCAAG TATGAGGAGCTGCAGCAGACAGCTGGCCGGCATGGCGATGACCTCCGCAACACCAAGCATGAGATCTCTGAGATGAACCGGATGATCCAGAGGCTGAGAGCTGAGATTGACAATGTCAAGAAACAG TGCGCCAACCTGCAGAACGCCATTGCGGATGCCGAGCAGCGTGGGGAGCTGGCGCTCAAGGACGCCAGACACAAGCTGGCCGAGCTGGAGGAGGCCCTGCAGAAGGCCAAGCAGGACATGGCCCGGCTGCTGCGTGAGTACCAGGAGCTCATGAACACCAAGCTGGCCCTGGACGTGGAGATCGCCACTTACCGCAAGCTGCTGGAGGGCGAGGAGTGCAG aCTCAGTGGAGAAGGAGTTGGACCAGTCAACATCT CTGTTGTCACAAGCAGTGTCTCCTCTGGATATGGCGGCGGCAGTGGCTACGGCGGTGGTCTCGGTGGAGGTCTTGGCGGCGGCCTCGGTGGAGGTCTTGGCGGTGGTCTTGGCGGAGGTCTTGGCGGAGGTAGCAGCGGAAGCTACTACTCCAGCAGCAGTGGGGGTGTCGGCCTAGGCAGTGGGCTTAGCGTGGGGGGCTCTGGCTTCAGTGCAAGCAGTGGCCGAGGCCTGGGGGTGGGCTTTGGCAGTGGTGGGGGTAGCAGCTCCAGCGTCAAATTTGtctccaccacctcctcctcccggaAGAGCTTCAAGAGCTAA
- the KRT5 gene encoding keratin, type II cytoskeletal 5 isoform X7 produces the protein MSRQSSVSFRSGGSRSFSTASAITPSVSRTSFTSVSRSGGGGGGFGRVSLGGACGVGGYGSRSLYNLGGSKRISISTSGGSFRNRFGAGAGGGYGFGGGAGSGFGFGGGAGGGFGGPGFPVCPPGGIQEVTVNQSLLTPLNLQIDPSIQRVRTEEREQIKTLNNKFASFIDKVRFLEQQNKVLDTKWTLLQEQGTKTVRQNLEPLFEQYINNLRRQLDSIVGERGRLDSELRNMQDLVEDFKNKYEDEINKRTTAENEFVMLKKDVDAAYMNKVELEARVDALMDEINFMKMFFDAELSQMQTHVSDTSVVLSMDNNRNLDLDSIIAEVKAQYEEIANRSRTEAESWYQTKYEELQQTAGRHGDDLRNTKHEISEMNRMIQRLRAEIDNVKKQCANLQNAIADAEQRGELALKDARHKLAELEEALQKAKQDMARLLREYQELMNTKLALDVEIATYRKLLEGEECRLSGEGVGPVNISVVTSSVSSGYGGGSGYGGGLGLGGGSSGSYYSSSSGGVGLGSGLSVGGSGFSASSGRGLGVGFGSGGGSSSSVKFVSTTSSSRKSFKS, from the exons ATGTCTCGCCAGTCAAGTGTGTCCTTCCGGAGTGGGGGCAGTCGTAGCTTCAGCACCGCCTCTGCCATCACCCCGTCTGTCTCCCGCACCAGCTTCACCTCTGTGTCCCGGTCCGGGGGTGGCGGTGGTGGCTTCGGCAGGGTCAGCCTTGGGGGTGCTTGTGGAGTGGGTGGCTATGGCAGCCGGAGCCTCTACAATCTGGGGGGCTCCAAAAGGATATCCATCAGCACTAGTGGTGGCAGCTTCAGGAACCGATTTGGTGCTGGTGCTGGAGGCGGCTATGGCTTTGGAGGTGGTGCCGGTAGTGGATTTGGTTTCGGCGGTGGAGCTGGTG GTGGCTTCGGTGGCCCTGGCTTTCCTGTCTGCCCCCCTGGAGGCATCCAAGAGGTCACCGTCAACCAGAGTCTCCTGACTCCCCTCAACCTGCAAATCGATCCCAGCATCCAGAGGGTGAGGACCGAGGAGCGCGAGCAGATCAAGACCCTCAACAACAAGTTTGCCTCCTTCATCGACAAG GTGCGGTTCCTGGAGCAGCAGAACAAGGTTCTGGACACCAAGTGGACCCTGCTGCAGGAGCAGGGCACCAAGACCGTGAGGCAGAACCTGGAGCCGTTGTTTGAGCAGTACATCAACAACCTCAGGAGGCAGCTGGACAGTATCGTCGGGGAACGGGGCCGCCTGGACTCAGAGCTGAGAAACATGCAGGACCTGGTGGAAGACTTCAAGAACAA GTATGAGGATGAAATCAACAAGCGCACCACTGCCGAGAATGAGTTTGTGATGCTGAAGAAG GATGTAGATGCTGCCTACATGAACAAGGTGGAGCTAGAGGCCAGGGTCGATGCACTGATGGATGAGATTAACTTCATGAAGATGTTCTTTGATGCG GAGCTGTCCCAGATGCAGACGCACGTCTCTGACACCTCCGTGGTCCTCTCCATGGACAACAACCGCAACCTGGACCTGGACAGCATCATCGCCGAGGTCAAGGCCCAGTATGAGGAGATCGCCAACCGCAGCCGGACCGAAGCTGAGTCTTGGTACCAGACCAAG TATGAGGAGCTGCAGCAGACAGCTGGCCGGCATGGCGATGACCTCCGCAACACCAAGCATGAGATCTCTGAGATGAACCGGATGATCCAGAGGCTGAGAGCTGAGATTGACAATGTCAAGAAACAG TGCGCCAACCTGCAGAACGCCATTGCGGATGCCGAGCAGCGTGGGGAGCTGGCGCTCAAGGACGCCAGACACAAGCTGGCCGAGCTGGAGGAGGCCCTGCAGAAGGCCAAGCAGGACATGGCCCGGCTGCTGCGTGAGTACCAGGAGCTCATGAACACCAAGCTGGCCCTGGACGTGGAGATCGCCACTTACCGCAAGCTGCTGGAGGGCGAGGAGTGCAG aCTCAGTGGAGAAGGAGTTGGACCAGTCAACATCT CTGTTGTCACAAGCAGTGTCTCCTCTGGATATGGCGGCGGCAGTGGCTACGGCGGTGGTCTCG GTCTTGGCGGAGGTAGCAGCGGAAGCTACTACTCCAGCAGCAGTGGGGGTGTCGGCCTAGGCAGTGGGCTTAGCGTGGGGGGCTCTGGCTTCAGTGCAAGCAGTGGCCGAGGCCTGGGGGTGGGCTTTGGCAGTGGTGGGGGTAGCAGCTCCAGCGTCAAATTTGtctccaccacctcctcctcccggaAGAGCTTCAAGAGCTAA
- the KRT5 gene encoding keratin, type II cytoskeletal 5 isoform X1: protein MSRQSSVSFRSGGSRSFSTASAITPSVSRTSFTSVSRSGGGGGGFGRVSLGGACGVGGYGSRSLYNLGGSKRISISTSGGSFRNRFGAGAGGGYGFGGGAGSGFGFGGGAGGGFGLGGGAGFGGGFGGPGFPVCPPGGIQEVTVNQSLLTPLNLQIDPSIQRVRTEEREQIKTLNNKFASFIDKVRFLEQQNKVLDTKWTLLQEQGTKTVRQNLEPLFEQYINNLRRQLDSIVGERGRLDSELRNMQDLVEDFKNKYEDEINKRTTAENEFVMLKKDVDAAYMNKVELEARVDALMDEINFMKMFFDAELSQMQTHVSDTSVVLSMDNNRNLDLDSIIAEVKAQYEEIANRSRTEAESWYQTKYEELQQTAGRHGDDLRNTKHEISEMNRMIQRLRAEIDNVKKQCANLQNAIADAEQRGELALKDARHKLAELEEALQKAKQDMARLLREYQELMNTKLALDVEIATYRKLLEGEECRLSGEGVGPVNISVVTSSVSSGYGGGSGYGGGLGGGLGGGLGGGLGGGLGGGLGGGSSGSYYSSSSGGVGLGSGLSVGGSGFSASSGRGLGVGFGSGGGSSSSVKFVSTTSSSRKSFKS from the exons ATGTCTCGCCAGTCAAGTGTGTCCTTCCGGAGTGGGGGCAGTCGTAGCTTCAGCACCGCCTCTGCCATCACCCCGTCTGTCTCCCGCACCAGCTTCACCTCTGTGTCCCGGTCCGGGGGTGGCGGTGGTGGCTTCGGCAGGGTCAGCCTTGGGGGTGCTTGTGGAGTGGGTGGCTATGGCAGCCGGAGCCTCTACAATCTGGGGGGCTCCAAAAGGATATCCATCAGCACTAGTGGTGGCAGCTTCAGGAACCGATTTGGTGCTGGTGCTGGAGGCGGCTATGGCTTTGGAGGTGGTGCCGGTAGTGGATTTGGTTTCGGCGGTGGAGCTGGTGGTGGCTTTGGGCTCGGTGGCGGAGCTGGCTTTGGAGGTGGCTTCGGTGGCCCTGGCTTTCCTGTCTGCCCCCCTGGAGGCATCCAAGAGGTCACCGTCAACCAGAGTCTCCTGACTCCCCTCAACCTGCAAATCGATCCCAGCATCCAGAGGGTGAGGACCGAGGAGCGCGAGCAGATCAAGACCCTCAACAACAAGTTTGCCTCCTTCATCGACAAG GTGCGGTTCCTGGAGCAGCAGAACAAGGTTCTGGACACCAAGTGGACCCTGCTGCAGGAGCAGGGCACCAAGACCGTGAGGCAGAACCTGGAGCCGTTGTTTGAGCAGTACATCAACAACCTCAGGAGGCAGCTGGACAGTATCGTCGGGGAACGGGGCCGCCTGGACTCAGAGCTGAGAAACATGCAGGACCTGGTGGAAGACTTCAAGAACAA GTATGAGGATGAAATCAACAAGCGCACCACTGCCGAGAATGAGTTTGTGATGCTGAAGAAG GATGTAGATGCTGCCTACATGAACAAGGTGGAGCTAGAGGCCAGGGTCGATGCACTGATGGATGAGATTAACTTCATGAAGATGTTCTTTGATGCG GAGCTGTCCCAGATGCAGACGCACGTCTCTGACACCTCCGTGGTCCTCTCCATGGACAACAACCGCAACCTGGACCTGGACAGCATCATCGCCGAGGTCAAGGCCCAGTATGAGGAGATCGCCAACCGCAGCCGGACCGAAGCTGAGTCTTGGTACCAGACCAAG TATGAGGAGCTGCAGCAGACAGCTGGCCGGCATGGCGATGACCTCCGCAACACCAAGCATGAGATCTCTGAGATGAACCGGATGATCCAGAGGCTGAGAGCTGAGATTGACAATGTCAAGAAACAG TGCGCCAACCTGCAGAACGCCATTGCGGATGCCGAGCAGCGTGGGGAGCTGGCGCTCAAGGACGCCAGACACAAGCTGGCCGAGCTGGAGGAGGCCCTGCAGAAGGCCAAGCAGGACATGGCCCGGCTGCTGCGTGAGTACCAGGAGCTCATGAACACCAAGCTGGCCCTGGACGTGGAGATCGCCACTTACCGCAAGCTGCTGGAGGGCGAGGAGTGCAG aCTCAGTGGAGAAGGAGTTGGACCAGTCAACATCT CTGTTGTCACAAGCAGTGTCTCCTCTGGATATGGCGGCGGCAGTGGCTACGGCGGTGGTCTCGGTGGAGGTCTTGGCGGCGGCCTCGGTGGAGGTCTTGGCGGTGGTCTTGGCGGAGGTCTTGGCGGAGGTAGCAGCGGAAGCTACTACTCCAGCAGCAGTGGGGGTGTCGGCCTAGGCAGTGGGCTTAGCGTGGGGGGCTCTGGCTTCAGTGCAAGCAGTGGCCGAGGCCTGGGGGTGGGCTTTGGCAGTGGTGGGGGTAGCAGCTCCAGCGTCAAATTTGtctccaccacctcctcctcccggaAGAGCTTCAAGAGCTAA